The genomic region ATTATTTTGTTTATAATATTTACAATATTCACTTATTTTACATTCTCCACAATTTGGCTTCCTAGATGTACAGCATCTCCTTCCATGAAAAATAATAGTATGATGGCAAATTGTCCATAAATTTTCATCAATATTTTTCATAAGATCTAACTCGGTTTTCTCTGGAGTCGGTGAATTAGCTATACCTATTCTATTAGACACTCTAAATACATGTACATCAACTGCAAAAGCTTGTACACCAAAACAGTTAGATATAACAACATTTGCAGTTTTACGCCCTACACCAGGTAAAGTTATCAATTCATCTCTAGTTCTGGGAACTTCGCTATCGAATCTTTCCTCTAAAATCCTACATAAATTTATAATATTTTTACTCTTCATCCTATATAATCCAATAGATTTTATCTTGTCTTGAAGCTCCTTCTCGTCTAATTTTAAAAAGTCTTCCAATCTTGGATATTCTATAAATAAATTCTTTGTCACCTCATTTACTTTTTTATCTGTAGTTTGAGCGGATAAAACCGTAGCTATAAGTAATTGAAATGGACTCTTATATTCAAGTTCACACCTAGCATCAGGATAACTCTCAATCAATTTATCTACTATAATCTTAAACTTCTTCTTCATATACCCCTCTATACTCTCTAGGAAGCATAATTGCTATCTTATGCATCAATGTATTTATAAATCTCCCTTCAAACTCTTCCTTAGTTTCACTTTTAATTTTCTCTGGAATATCTACTTTGTCCCCAATACTAACATATACATCGGCATTATTGAAAGTCTCATTATTCATATTACCATCTTTATCTATTGGCATAAATTTTTCACTTCCATAAATAGCAATGGGGATAATTGGAACCTTACACAATTTCGCTATTAAATATATACCTTTTTTAGCTTTTATCATTTTCCCATCACGACTACGTGTACCCTCTGGAAAAATTAAAATATTATTTCCGCTTTTAACATGTTTTACTAAATTAGAAATTGCATTTTTATCAGGAGAAGAAGGAGTTATTTGTATATTTTTAACTATCTTACATCCTAAATTTGTCATCGGATCTTGCGTTAACTTAACTCCCATTATAAAGGTTACATCCTGATCTTTTAATACTTTATTTAATATAAGTCCATCTGCATTACTCAAATGATTGCAAATAAAAATAACAGGTTGTTTTATTTCTCTAAGTTTATCTTTACCTATAATTTTCAATTTTGCATATTTGTTTATGTATACATCCACACCAAAATTTACTATTTTCTTCATAATACTATCTGGTATTATTTTCTCTGAAAATAATATTATATTTATCAAAATTTTCATTAAAGATATCTTCTTCATTACCTATTCCTCAAAATTATTATCTAAAAATAAATTCTTATAATTATTTAATTCATCATTATTCTCGAGAGATAATCTGCACAAAAAATCTTTATTATATCTATTTTTAATCAAAGAGTTCCTCTGCAAAATCTTTTTACCCCTCCATGAACAAGCAACTTTTTTAAAGTTTTTTTTAAAAAAACTATTATTCATATTTACAATATCTTCATCACTTATATTCTTAATAAACTCTAAAGCATCGAATCTATCTATACTAGAATACTCTACATTCTTATTTTTAGGACACTTATCCTGACATATATCACAACCAAAAATCATACCATTTAAACCCTCTATATCATGGAGTCCTAATTTCTTCTGCTGTGTTAAATTAGATACACAACATCTAAAATTTTTATCAAACAACACTTTATTTGGACATCTATGTAAGCACTTATTACATATACCACATTTTTCAAATAATCCTATATCATTAAATTTTTTTTCATAGTATTCACATGAATTTTTCATACTTAACTTCGCATTTGTTATAATTTCTCCTAAAAAAACATAAGATCCATATTTACTTGTATAAACCATACTATTTCTACCAATATGACCAATACCACATAAATACGCTATATACCTCTCAGGTAAATTATTAGTATCACAAAATAATCTATATTCATATCCACTTAATTCTATAAAATGAGATATCTTTTCCAAATACGACAAAACTACCTTATGGTAATCTTCACCTTGAGTATATTTAGAAAACATTTGATTATAAGATGAATTCTCTCTGTAATACGGTACAGCAATGGAAATTATTGTTTCCCCATTTTCTAAATATAAAAAAGGGTTTATTCTATCTTCTATATCCAAACTCTCAAACTCTGTTAAATATCTCCTATCACTTTTAATTTTTAAATAATCATATAATTCTATAAACTTTCTACACTCAGTAAAACCATACAAAATATCTAAAGAATTCATATAATCTATAAGTGTTTTTCTTAATTCATTATCCATTTTATTTATAATCAACCTAAATCCTTAAAAATTCTTTCGTTAATATATCATGTATAAATAATGATCCCCTTAATTTTCCAGAATTATCTATGACAGGAACAGTAACTAAATTATATTTTAAAAAAACTTCTACAGCTAGTTCTAAATCATAATCATCATATACATATATAAATTCTTTATTCATTATTTCAAATACATTAACATTTTTATCTACAAATATTAGCGACTTAAAATCAACTACTCCTTTTAAAATATTATTTTCATCAAGTATATAGATACTATATAAATACTCTTCTCTAACTTTGGTATTCCTTATAATATCAATTATCTCACCAAGTTTTAAATTTATATTAAAGCCTATAAACTCAGTATTCATTATACTTCCAACCTTATTTTCAGCATAAGACATTATATTTCTTATATCATCGATATCACTTTTTTCCAAATTTATAAGTATTCTTTCCTTTAAAGATTCATCAACTTTCTCTAAAATATCAACAAGCTCATAGTTTGGAATATAATTAAGTATACTTATAACCTTAGAGTCACTTAAATTTTTTATTATATCAATTCTCATATCTAAATCTTCCATCTCTTCTAGTATCTCACTAGCTAAATTATCATTAAAACTCTCAAATAATTTTTTTCTATCATTATCATCTAAATCCTCAAGAATTTCAACAATATCAGCTGGATGCATTTTAGAAAGTTTAGACTGCGGTACTGATATAAGTAAACCATTTTCAATAAACTGAATTGATTCCATATCTTCCCACTTTATAACCGTATCTTCAAGATTCTTAAATATTTTATTTGTAAGTTTTTTAATAAATTTTGGAACATATTTTATATTATACTTCCTTAAAAAAGTTGTAACCCCACTCTCAATGGCAACAACTCTAAGCTCATTTCCTATACTTGCTATATGAACATCTATTATTTTAACAACTTTTTTACCATTTATATCTATAATTTGTTTATTTAATATTTCTTTAGAAAGTCTGTACTTATAACTCTGAGGTATTATGTTAAAAACCCCCAATACTTTTATTATAATATTGCGTTTATATCTATAGAATTTTATCTGTTTAAACTCATAATAAAAGTCCTCTCCATCCCTTAAAACTTTATATCCTATAGATAAAGGATATCCCTTCTCAGTTGAAATATAAATATCTTTTAATTTTCCTAAAATATCCCCAAACTCATCATAAATTTTTTTATTCAAAATATTCCTAAAATAAACTAAATTAAGTTTCTCCAACAAAATCACTCCGTACTAATCTAATTAAAAATAGTAAATCAAGTAATTTAAATATAATTTATCATAAAATAAATAGGAATCTCAGCTAAATAAAAAGATTCCTATTTTTAAAATTTTTTATATAGAAGACATCTATAAATTATTTTCAGATTTAATCAATGATACTGAATTATCTTTAGGTGAATATATACTTAAAAATTTATGCTTAAAATCAGTATCCAAATTAAGTAATAGTTCCTGTTCAATCTCAAGTTTTATAAAATCCCAATTTATAATTTCACACAAAACATCGCATTTCATCTTTACATATCGCAAATAACATTGTTGAGCTTTACATATGGATTCAAGCAACGCATCTATTATACATCCCAGTTCCTCAACTTGCTTTATAGCTCTCCTCTTTTTCCTCTTAGATATCAAAATATTTAAATTAATATCATTCAAAGTTGATACTAAATTCCTATAATTTATCACATAAATATCAAGCATTTTTAACAAATTCACCAAATCATTATGATAAATATCTACGGCACTTTTATAAGACATAAGCCTAAATAATCCTTTAACACTCTTTGAATCTAAAGTATTATATTTACCCTATTATATAAATGTGATACATAACCCAATAATAAATCCTATATATAGATTTGTTTATATACTTACATAATAATCTTATTTAAGACAATACTAATTTAGATTAATAATTTAAATATACGGAGGATAAACCTAAAGATGCTTATAGTACTATCGCGAACTATAATAATTTTTGTCG from Candidatus Arthromitus sp. SFB-mouse-Japan harbors:
- the nth gene encoding endonuclease III; translation: MKKKFKIIVDKLIESYPDARCELEYKSPFQLLIATVLSAQTTDKKVNEVTKNLFIEYPRLEDFLKLDEKELQDKIKSIGLYRMKSKNIINLCRILEERFDSEVPRTRDELITLPGVGRKTANVVISNCFGVQAFAVDVHVFRVSNRIGIANSPTPEKTELDLMKNIDENLWTICHHTIIFHGRRCCTSRKPNCGECKISEYCKYYKQNN
- a CDS encoding lysophospholipid acyltransferase family protein codes for the protein MKKISLMKILINIILFSEKIIPDSIMKKIVNFGVDVYINKYAKLKIIGKDKLREIKQPVIFICNHLSNADGLILNKVLKDQDVTFIMGVKLTQDPMTNLGCKIVKNIQITPSSPDKNAISNLVKHVKSGNNILIFPEGTRSRDGKMIKAKKGIYLIAKLCKVPIIPIAIYGSEKFMPIDKDGNMNNETFNNADVYVSIGDKVDIPEKIKSETKEEFEGRFINTLMHKIAIMLPREYRGVYEEEV
- a CDS encoding epoxyqueuosine reductase, whose translation is MDNELRKTLIDYMNSLDILYGFTECRKFIELYDYLKIKSDRRYLTEFESLDIEDRINPFLYLENGETIISIAVPYYRENSSYNQMFSKYTQGEDYHKVVLSYLEKISHFIELSGYEYRLFCDTNNLPERYIAYLCGIGHIGRNSMVYTSKYGSYVFLGEIITNAKLSMKNSCEYYEKKFNDIGLFEKCGICNKCLHRCPNKVLFDKNFRCCVSNLTQQKKLGLHDIEGLNGMIFGCDICQDKCPKNKNVEYSSIDRFDALEFIKNISDEDIVNMNNSFFKKNFKKVACSWRGKKILQRNSLIKNRYNKDFLCRLSLENNDELNNYKNLFLDNNFEE
- a CDS encoding magnesium transporter MgtE N-terminal domain-containing protein, coding for MILLEKLNLVYFRNILNKKIYDEFGDILGKLKDIYISTEKGYPLSIGYKVLRDGEDFYYEFKQIKFYRYKRNIIIKVLGVFNIIPQSYKYRLSKEILNKQIIDINGKKVVKIIDVHIASIGNELRVVAIESGVTTFLRKYNIKYVPKFIKKLTNKIFKNLEDTVIKWEDMESIQFIENGLLISVPQSKLSKMHPADIVEILEDLDDNDRKKLFESFNDNLASEILEEMEDLDMRIDIIKNLSDSKVISILNYIPNYELVDILEKVDESLKERILINLEKSDIDDIRNIMSYAENKVGSIMNTEFIGFNINLKLGEIIDIIRNTKVREEYLYSIYILDENNILKGVVDFKSLIFVDKNVNVFEIMNKEFIYVYDDYDLELAVEVFLKYNLVTVPVIDNSGKLRGSLFIHDILTKEFLRI